Proteins found in one Zea mays cultivar B73 chromosome 1, Zm-B73-REFERENCE-NAM-5.0, whole genome shotgun sequence genomic segment:
- the LOC100276977 gene encoding uncharacterized protein isoform X1 translates to MAWRGPATRAVLAAVRRPAAAARLHAPRRRVPPAFATTSSPLPSARPLAALMGSPVTVAAVMARLTAHPGASARACCELSQGNGKDG, encoded by the exons ATGGCGTGGCGCGGCCCCGCCACCCGggccgtcctcgccgccgtccgccgCCCGGCAGCGGCCGCGCGCCTCCACGCCCCGCGCCGCCGCGTCCCGCCCGCCTTCGCCACCACCTCCTCCCCGCTCCCGTCCGCGCG GCCTCTGGCGGCGTTGATGGGGTCCCCGGTGACGGTGGCCGCCGTGATGGCGCGTCTCACGGCGCATCCCGGCGCCAGCGCGCGCGCGTGCTGCGAGCTTTCCCAGG GAAACGGAAAAGATGGGTGA
- the LOC100276977 gene encoding uncharacterized protein isoform X2 produces MAWRGPATRAVLAAVRRPAAAARLHAPRRRVPPAFATTSSPLPSARPLAALMGSPVTVAAVMARLTAHPGASARACCELSQGT; encoded by the exons ATGGCGTGGCGCGGCCCCGCCACCCGggccgtcctcgccgccgtccgccgCCCGGCAGCGGCCGCGCGCCTCCACGCCCCGCGCCGCCGCGTCCCGCCCGCCTTCGCCACCACCTCCTCCCCGCTCCCGTCCGCGCG GCCTCTGGCGGCGTTGATGGGGTCCCCGGTGACGGTGGCCGCCGTGATGGCGCGTCTCACGGCGCATCCCGGCGCCAGCGCGCGCGCGTGCTGCGAGCTTTCCCAGG